In one Takifugu flavidus isolate HTHZ2018 chromosome 9, ASM371156v2, whole genome shotgun sequence genomic region, the following are encoded:
- the gpr151 gene encoding G-protein coupled receptor 151, producing the protein MEKWNGNNVTSVNDSINKWSFSNSSYQHLDPGELRVLMPAILGVIGVLGVACNLTAMVILFSSAHRGKLSLINSLVFNLMFADGLVLAFSVPFRAASYSKASWNLGWVVCKTADWFLHSCMVAKSFTIAVMAKACYRYVANPTKQVSIHLGSILVVFFFIWLSACSVTIPLWLFARLQREIHRFVCALVVPPEARDFMFVYVKVYPLGVYCAPLSFSLMYFWKAYGQCQRRSSKTQNLRTQIRSRKLTLMLFSLTVAMVILWLPQWVVWVWERHIAEKGTEGAQPLVTSLPLLLSLSAQLLTFSLSLVNPIIVLSLSEEFREGYRGLWRRLTLRKQPPSKPKAGPHQPTGLRSPCPRRDPFSQLQGERRLRSNSRQGPSGEVQPQPEQQGGGREADTASLKDGIALPDVEQFWQERETGLHKEENDPVPWEHQSTAGEI; encoded by the coding sequence ATGGAGAAATGGAATGGAAACAACGTGACATCGGTAAATGACTCCATAAACAAGTGGTCCTTCAGTAACAGTTCATACCAACATCTGGACCCCGGGGAGCTACGGGTTCTTATGCCGGCTATTCTGGGAGTCATCGGCGTCCTGGGTGTGGCTTGTAATCTCACTGCGATGGTCATCTTGTTCTCCAGTGCCCACAGGGGCAAACTGTCTCTCATCAACTCCCTCGTCTTTAACCTGATGTTTGCTGACGGCTTGGTGTTGGCGTTTTCGGTGCCTTTCAGGGCGGCCTCCTACTCCAAGGCCAGCTGGAATCTCGGCTGGGTCGTCTGCAAGACGGCCGACTGGTTCCTCCACTCCTGCATGGTGGCTAAGAGCTTCACCATTGCAGTCATGGCCAAAGCGTGCTACCGTTACGTGGCCAACCCAACCAAGCAGGTGAGCATCCACCTGGGTTCCATCCTGGTGGTGTTCTTCTTCATCTGGCTGTCCGCCTGCTCCGTCACCATCCCTCTCTGGTTGTTTGCCAGGCTGCAGAGGGAGATccacaggtttgtgtgtgcgctGGTCGTTCCTCCTGAAGCCAGAGATTTCATGTTTGTATATGTCAAGGTGTACCCACTGGGGGTGTACTGTGCACCCCTGAGCTTCTCCCTGATGTATTTCTGGAAGGCTTATGGCCAGTGCCAACGTCGCTCCAGCAAGACACAGAACCTACGCACTCAGATCCGATCCAGGAAGCTCACTCTGATGCTCTTTAGCCTGACTGTAGCCATGGTTATTCTCTGGCTTCCACAATGGGTGGTGTGGGTTTGGGAACGCCACATAGCAGAGAAGGGAACTGAAGGGGCTCAGCCCCTGGTaacctcccttcctcttcttttaagcctctctgctcagctgctcaccttttctctgtccctgGTGAACCCCATAATCGTTTTGTCCCTCTCTGAGGAGTTCAGGGAGGGTTACAGGGGGTTGTGGAGGCGCCTCACCCTGCGCAAACAACCTCCCTCCAAGCCAAAAGCCGGACCTCACCAACCCACAGGCCTCCGCTCGCCTTGTCCCAGACGGGATCCTTTCAGCCAGctgcagggggagaggaggcTTCGATCAAACTCCAGACAGGGTCCCAGCGGAGAGGTGCAGCCTCAGCCAGAGCaacagggaggagggagagaggcggACACAGCGAGCCTCAAAGATGGAATTGCCTTGCCTGACGTTGAGCAGTTCTGGCAGGAGAGGGAAACCGGATTGCACAAGGAGGAAAACGATCCCGTGCCGTGGGAGCACCAGAGCACAGCGGGAGAAATATAA